The window GCTCGGGTTGAAAAGGGATTTGCGATGAGCGAAGTCCGCACCAGGTTCGCCCCCAGCCCCACGGGATACCTGCACATAGGCGGGGCGCGCACGGCCATTTTCAACTGGCTTTACGCCCGCAGTCACGGCGGCAAGTTTGTGTTGAGGATCGAAGATACCGACACCGGGCGTTCAACCGAAGACTCCATTAACCAGATAATAGACGCCATGAAATGGCTCGGGATAGACCACGATGAAGGCCCGTTCCGGCAAATGGAGCGTCAACAGGTATATCTGGACTACGCCGAACGGCTCTTGAAAGAAGGCAAAGCGTACCGGTGCGTATGCCCAAAGGAAGAGTTGGACCGCAAACGAGAAGAGCTTTTGAAGGCCGGGCAAAAACCCAAATACGACGGAGCCTGCCGGCATAAGAACATTCAGGCGGATTGCGGCCAACCCTATGTTATCCGCATCGCCACCCCACCAGTTGGCGTGACAGTGGTGGACGACATGCTTCGCGGCACAGTGACTTTCAATAACGAAGAACTGGACGACATGATAATCGTCCGCGCCGACAAGACTCCTACCTATAACTTCTGCGTGGTTGTGGATGACGCGGAGATGCGCATATCGCACGTCATCCGGGGAGATGACCATCTGGCCAACACTCCGCGCCAGATAATCATATACAAGGCTTTGGGCTTGCCCATACCCAAGTTCGCCCACGTATCCATGATCCTTGGCAAAGACAAGGCCCGGCTTTCCAAACGGCACGGGGCCATGTCCGTCCTGGAATACCGGGACAAGGGGATTCTGCCCGGCGCCATGGTGAACTATCTGGTGCGCCTGGGCTGGAGCCATGGCGACCGGGAGGTTTTCACCATAGACGAGCTAAAAAAACTTTTCGATCTGGACGCGGTGGGCAAATCCGCCGCCTGTTTCGACGAGGATAAACTTGGCTGGATAAATTCAGAGTACATGAAAACCGAACCCGCCGAATCGTTGGCCCCGCTGGTGTCAGAACAGCTTTCCGCCAGGGGAATCAACGCCGCCCTTGCAGATATCGTAAAACTTCTGCCCATGTTGAGGCAGAGGTCGCGCACGGTGCTGGATTTGGCGTCCGGCATGGCGGGCTTCTTCACCGACGAAGTTGTTTTCGACCAGCAGGCCGCCGGAAAAATCCTCGTTAAACAGGTGGCTCCGGCCCTCACCGCTCTGGCCGATAAACTCGGGAAAAGCGATTTTTCAAAGGTTGAATCCATAGAGTCGGATTTCAAGGCTCTGCTGGAAGAGCTGGGCATAAAGCTCAAAGACCTGGCCCAGCCCACCAGGGTGGCCCTTACCGGGGGCACGGTCAGCCCCGGCCTTTTCGAGGTGATGGCCGCGCTGGGGAAAGATAAATGCGTAAGCCGGATACGAAAGGCCGCGCAAATGGCCGAGTCTTCAGCGGTCTAACGGGAGCGACAGAAAAATGGACGGGTTTAACACCAAGAGGCCGGTAAGCGAAGGCGCGGAAGCCGAGCTGTACAAGGTTTACAAGCTCCTTAACCATGGCGAGGTGGAGCTTGTGGACTATCTGGGTGACGACGCCGCCATAGCCCGCGCCGCCCGCACAAGCTACCAGAAGAGCGAGGGAAAAACTCCGGAGCATGACCTGCGGCTTATAAAAAGGCTATGGAAAGACCGGCACACATCCCCTTTCGAAATGGTGTCGTTGACGTTCCGCATACGGCTTCCGATTTTCGTCATGAGGCAACATGTGCGCCACCGTACCGCCTCGCTGAACGAATGGTCGTTCCGTTATACGGAATGTCCGGAGCTATTCTATGTACCGGCAGTGGACGACGTGCGCGGCCAAAGCACGGACAACAAGCAGATGAGCGCCGGAAATCTCTCACCGGAGATTTCGGCCAAAGCCCGGCAGTTGGTGGAAAGCGTGAATAACCATGCTTATTCGACGTACAAACAGCTTATCGAGCTGGGCGTTGCGCGGGAACAGGCGCGGGTTGTGCTTCCGGTCTCGGCCTATACGCAGATAATCTGGAATATAGACATGCGCAACCTTCTGCACTACTTCAGCCTGCGGCTGGCCCCCGACGCGCAGAAGGAAATCAGGGAATACGCCGAGGTCATGGCGGGCATAGTCAGCCGGGGCTGGCCCATGATTTGGGAGGCGTACAATTCCAACATGCCTGAAGGAAGACCCTAGCCCCTCCCCCGCTCCTCCCATAACGCGGCGCAACACGCGGCGGGGTCTAACAACTCCACCGGAACGCCGTTGACCGTATCATGAAACGGCGACTGTATCTTTTTCATCAGCGCTTTTTTATAGATTCTTCCCGGCCCCATCAATATAACCGGCGCGCCCGAAAGTTTGCGTTCCCGCATGACCCTGTTTACAGCCCGGGCGATATTCAAAGCGTTGCGTTCCACCAGTTGAACAGCCAGCGATTTTAGATGGCTGTCGCCAAGCTCACCTGGCTCCGACAACACAAGCCGGGCCAGCCTTTTGCCCGCTCCTTTTTTTGTTTTCGCGCCACGGTCCGGCGTTGTGATGGTGTAATCCCTGGCCCTTATCTGCCCTAGATAAATATGCGCGTCCCCAACAACAGCAAAAAACTCCGGGCACAAGTTAAGAATTTTCCGGCCAACCGTTATCTCCGGGAGTACGGCGCGGGCAGGGGTTCGTAGATAGCCGGTGTAAAGAAGCTCACCATGGGCCAACCTTTCTAAATCGGTTTTTCCCCTCACGGCCGGTTTTCCTCCAAATATGGGCAGGATGTCCGTGGTGGTGGATCCAATGTCCACAATCACGCATCGCTGTATCATTCCAGATACAAACTTCGCAGTGGCGGCCCAGTTGGCGGAGGCGGCGGTTGATGGAGCCCGCAATGCAGTGGCCGGGGAAACTAACATACCGTCAACGTTCAACACCTTTAGCGGCTTACCGCCTATCGCCGATAGGGCCGTCCTGATTATCCAGCGCGCCCCTTCCCAACG of the Nitrospinota bacterium genome contains:
- the gltX gene encoding glutamate--tRNA ligase, which codes for MSEVRTRFAPSPTGYLHIGGARTAIFNWLYARSHGGKFVLRIEDTDTGRSTEDSINQIIDAMKWLGIDHDEGPFRQMERQQVYLDYAERLLKEGKAYRCVCPKEELDRKREELLKAGQKPKYDGACRHKNIQADCGQPYVIRIATPPVGVTVVDDMLRGTVTFNNEELDDMIIVRADKTPTYNFCVVVDDAEMRISHVIRGDDHLANTPRQIIIYKALGLPIPKFAHVSMILGKDKARLSKRHGAMSVLEYRDKGILPGAMVNYLVRLGWSHGDREVFTIDELKKLFDLDAVGKSAACFDEDKLGWINSEYMKTEPAESLAPLVSEQLSARGINAALADIVKLLPMLRQRSRTVLDLASGMAGFFTDEVVFDQQAAGKILVKQVAPALTALADKLGKSDFSKVESIESDFKALLEELGIKLKDLAQPTRVALTGGTVSPGLFEVMAALGKDKCVSRIRKAAQMAESSAV
- the thyX gene encoding FAD-dependent thymidylate synthase; protein product: MDGFNTKRPVSEGAEAELYKVYKLLNHGEVELVDYLGDDAAIARAARTSYQKSEGKTPEHDLRLIKRLWKDRHTSPFEMVSLTFRIRLPIFVMRQHVRHRTASLNEWSFRYTECPELFYVPAVDDVRGQSTDNKQMSAGNLSPEISAKARQLVESVNNHAYSTYKQLIELGVAREQARVVLPVSAYTQIIWNIDMRNLLHYFSLRLAPDAQKEIREYAEVMAGIVSRGWPMIWEAYNSNMPEGRP